A genome region from Chlorobaculum tepidum TLS includes the following:
- a CDS encoding 2,3,4,5-tetrahydropyridine-2,6-dicarboxylate N-succinyltransferase translates to MEQYHQIKEQIIAFSLLSADQLKADAQVKSVFAEFKTLLNEGKIRAAEPSGDGWTVNQWVKQGILVGMKLGVLIESHVDLAGLGSASFIDKDTYPLREFTAADGVRIVPGGSSVRDGAYLAPSVVMMPPAYVNVGGYVDEGSMIDSHALVGSCAQIGKKVHLSAAVQIGGVLEPVGAMPVIIEDEVMVGGNCGIYEGTIVKKRAVIGTGVILNGSTPVYDLVNGTVLRKSAAGPLVIPEGAVVVAGSRQVKGEFAAEHGLSIYTPLIVKYRDERTDSATALESALR, encoded by the coding sequence ATGGAACAGTATCATCAGATCAAGGAACAGATTATTGCATTTTCTTTACTGAGCGCCGACCAGCTCAAGGCCGATGCCCAGGTCAAGTCGGTGTTTGCCGAATTCAAGACCCTGCTCAATGAGGGCAAAATTCGTGCAGCCGAACCTTCGGGCGACGGCTGGACGGTTAACCAGTGGGTCAAACAGGGGATTCTCGTTGGCATGAAGCTCGGCGTGCTGATCGAAAGCCACGTTGATCTCGCTGGTCTTGGCAGTGCCTCGTTCATCGATAAAGACACCTACCCGCTTCGTGAGTTTACCGCGGCAGATGGCGTCCGGATTGTGCCTGGCGGCTCGTCGGTGCGCGACGGCGCGTACCTCGCTCCATCGGTGGTGATGATGCCGCCGGCCTACGTTAACGTCGGTGGTTACGTCGATGAAGGCTCGATGATCGACTCGCACGCGCTGGTGGGCAGTTGCGCCCAGATCGGCAAGAAGGTTCACCTCTCTGCTGCTGTGCAGATCGGCGGAGTGCTCGAACCGGTTGGCGCGATGCCAGTCATTATCGAGGACGAGGTGATGGTCGGCGGTAACTGCGGCATCTACGAAGGCACCATTGTCAAAAAGCGCGCCGTCATCGGCACCGGCGTTATCCTTAACGGCTCCACGCCGGTCTACGATCTGGTCAACGGAACGGTGCTGCGCAAGAGCGCCGCCGGCCCGCTCGTCATTCCCGAAGGTGCGGTGGTGGTGGCCGGTTCCCGCCAGGTCAAGGGCGAGTTCGCCGCCGAACACGGCCTGTCGATCTACACGCCGCTGATCGTCAAGTACCGCGACGAGCGCACCGACAGCGCCACGGCTCTCGAAAGCGCGCTCAGATGA
- a CDS encoding Rne/Rng family ribonuclease: MKKNVKKQLLMNKIGDEIQVALVEEGRLAELIIERPESMRSIGDIYLGRVHKVVEGLKAAFVDIGQKSDGFLHFSDVGTTSEDYRALVEDDDNDENGGDEDDDENEGDDNAEAPAPPREAARPAGQQKSEQGQQSSGDAAERRQSYTQMIAQKLKPNDSILVQVIKEPIGTKGSRLTSDITIAGRFMVLLPFGGGQIAVSRRVVSRKERGRLKKLVRSMLPEGFGAIIRTVAEDQDESLLKQDLEKLLAKWTQIEEKLQDAQPPQLIFKEDTIISSVLRDSLTTDVTEIVANSKSIYTETLNYIQWAAPDMVKNVSLYEGKLPLFEGYGIAKDVESIFSRKVWLKSGGYIIIEHTEAMVVVDVNSGRYAAKREQEENSLKTNLEAAREVVRQLRLRDIGGIIVVDFIDMMDPKNSKKVYDAMKAELRNDRAKSNILPLSDFGIMQITRERIRPSLMQRMGDQCPACGGTGVVQARFTTINQVERWLRKFALQQKVPFQQLDLHISPTVLEPMRNSDMKTEMKWFLQHLVFVRIKSDESLRSDDFRFYNRKTGADITAEFN, encoded by the coding sequence ATGAAGAAGAATGTGAAGAAACAGCTCCTGATGAACAAGATCGGAGATGAAATTCAGGTTGCGCTTGTCGAGGAGGGGCGGCTTGCCGAGCTGATTATCGAGCGGCCGGAGAGCATGAGGAGTATCGGCGATATTTATCTGGGCAGGGTGCACAAGGTGGTTGAGGGACTGAAGGCGGCCTTTGTCGATATTGGCCAGAAGTCCGATGGGTTCCTCCACTTTTCGGATGTCGGTACCACCAGCGAGGATTACCGCGCACTTGTCGAGGATGACGATAATGACGAGAATGGCGGTGACGAGGATGATGATGAAAACGAAGGCGATGATAACGCCGAAGCGCCCGCGCCGCCGCGAGAGGCGGCCCGTCCCGCTGGACAGCAGAAGAGCGAGCAAGGGCAGCAGTCGTCCGGCGACGCCGCCGAAAGGCGTCAGTCCTACACCCAGATGATCGCCCAGAAGCTCAAGCCGAACGATTCAATTCTCGTGCAGGTCATCAAGGAGCCGATCGGTACCAAGGGGTCCCGCCTCACCTCCGACATCACCATTGCCGGGCGCTTCATGGTGCTGCTGCCGTTCGGCGGCGGCCAGATCGCCGTTTCGCGCCGCGTGGTGTCGCGCAAGGAGCGGGGCCGCCTCAAAAAGCTTGTCCGCTCGATGTTGCCCGAAGGGTTCGGCGCGATCATCCGCACGGTGGCCGAGGATCAGGATGAGTCGCTCCTGAAGCAAGATCTCGAAAAGCTTCTGGCCAAGTGGACACAGATCGAGGAGAAGTTGCAGGACGCGCAGCCTCCTCAGCTCATCTTCAAGGAGGACACCATCATTTCGAGCGTGCTGCGTGATTCGCTCACCACCGATGTGACCGAAATCGTGGCCAACTCGAAATCGATTTATACCGAGACGCTCAACTATATCCAGTGGGCCGCGCCCGACATGGTCAAGAATGTCTCGCTCTACGAGGGCAAGCTGCCGCTCTTCGAGGGTTACGGCATCGCCAAGGATGTAGAGTCGATCTTTTCGCGCAAGGTGTGGCTCAAGTCGGGCGGCTACATCATCATCGAACACACCGAGGCGATGGTGGTCGTGGATGTCAACAGCGGGCGCTACGCCGCCAAGCGCGAACAGGAGGAGAACTCGCTCAAGACCAACCTCGAAGCTGCCCGCGAGGTCGTGCGCCAGCTCAGGTTGCGCGACATCGGTGGTATCATCGTGGTGGACTTCATCGACATGATGGATCCGAAAAACTCCAAAAAGGTGTACGACGCCATGAAGGCCGAACTGCGTAACGATCGCGCCAAGTCGAACATTCTGCCGCTTTCAGACTTCGGCATCATGCAGATTACCCGCGAGCGCATCCGCCCGAGCCTCATGCAGCGCATGGGCGACCAGTGCCCCGCCTGCGGCGGCACCGGCGTGGTGCAGGCGCGCTTTACCACCATCAACCAGGTCGAGCGCTGGCTCCGCAAGTTCGCTCTTCAGCAGAAGGTGCCGTTCCAGCAGCTCGATCTGCATATCAGTCCGACTGTGCTCGAACCGATGCGCAACAGCGATATGAAAACCGAGATGAAGTGGTTCCTGCAACATCTGGTTTTCGTCAGGATCAAGTCCGATGAAAGCCTGCGCAGCGACGATTTCCGCTTCTACAACCGGAAGACGGGTGCTGACATCACCGCCGAGTTTAACTGA
- a CDS encoding ribonuclease HII, with protein sequence MLSTDFEYPLWESLSQVCGIDEAGRGPLAGPVVAAAVVFPRHFRPTGIFAKLDDSKKLTAELRDELALAIRESAESWALGVVDAETIDRINILQATMLAMNLAVESLGSTPEFLLVDGNRFRPVLPIPYQTIVKGDSKVFSIAAASVLAKTHRDELMTTSAAEYPEYGFEVHFGYPTARHVEAIARHGRCAIHRQSFKLRKLGEK encoded by the coding sequence ATGCTTTCAACTGATTTTGAATACCCGCTCTGGGAAAGCCTGTCGCAGGTCTGCGGCATCGACGAGGCTGGCCGCGGGCCGCTAGCCGGGCCGGTGGTCGCCGCGGCGGTGGTTTTTCCGCGCCACTTCAGGCCGACAGGCATCTTCGCAAAGCTCGACGATTCGAAAAAGCTGACCGCCGAACTGCGCGACGAGCTGGCTCTGGCCATCCGCGAGTCCGCCGAAAGCTGGGCGCTCGGCGTCGTCGATGCGGAGACCATCGACCGGATCAACATTCTGCAGGCAACCATGCTCGCCATGAATCTCGCAGTCGAATCGCTCGGCTCGACGCCAGAGTTCCTGTTGGTGGACGGCAACCGCTTCAGGCCCGTGCTGCCGATTCCGTACCAGACCATCGTCAAGGGGGACTCGAAGGTCTTCTCCATCGCCGCCGCCTCTGTGCTGGCCAAAACGCACAGGGACGAGCTAATGACCACCAGCGCCGCAGAGTACCCAGAGTACGGATTCGAGGTTCATTTTGGCTACCCGACCGCCCGGCACGTCGAGGCAATCGCCCGGCACGGTCGCTGCGCCATCCACCGCCAAAGCTTCAAACTTCGGAAACTGGGAGAAAAGTAA
- a CDS encoding YraN family protein, whose translation MNAPQWLGAEGEKIAARHLAAKGYRIVARNYRFHRNEIDIIAFDGEALCFIEVKTRASLGKGHPAESVTRSKQKEIARAAAGYLASLDDPWITCRFDVIAVLALSIDERSIRKYEIEHIKAAFMVGDKG comes from the coding sequence ATGAATGCCCCTCAATGGCTCGGCGCTGAAGGAGAAAAAATCGCCGCAAGACATCTGGCCGCAAAAGGCTACCGCATCGTTGCCCGAAACTACCGCTTTCATCGCAATGAGATCGACATCATTGCCTTCGATGGCGAGGCGCTCTGCTTCATAGAGGTCAAAACCAGAGCATCGCTCGGCAAAGGTCATCCAGCCGAATCAGTCACCCGAAGCAAGCAGAAGGAGATCGCGCGAGCCGCCGCCGGCTATCTGGCGAGCCTCGACGACCCCTGGATCACCTGCCGTTTCGACGTCATCGCCGTGCTCGCGCTCAGCATCGACGAGCGCTCCATCCGCAAGTACGAGATCGAACACATCAAGGCCGCCTTCATGGTTGGCGACAAGGGCTGA
- the gyrB gene encoding DNA topoisomerase (ATP-hydrolyzing) subunit B translates to MQETDIQTAQNASTEYGATNIQVLDGIEHVRKRPAMYIGDIHSRGLHHLVYEIVDNAIDETLAGYNDYIHVAMNPDGSVTVTDHGRGIPVDIHPVKKKSALELVMTVIGAGGKFDKGAYKVSGGLHGVGASVVNALSEWCEVEVYRDGKIFRQTYRRGVPQGGVEEIGTTDQRGTKVTFKPDPEIFKITEFRKDIILDRMRELAFLNSNLRIIVQDAEGNEEIFHYEGGLKEFVRFIDSNRLSLLKEPIFLSGERDSTMVEIALQYNDSYQENIFSYVNNINTHEGGTHVTGFRKALTRTLNAYAQKNDLLKNVKITLTGDDFKEGLTAVISVKVPEPQFEGQTKTKLGNSETQSIVETIVNEQLAEFAESNPGTLKLIIEKVKSAAISREAARKAKELTRRKSVLESSGLPGKLADCSINDPDHCELYIVEGDSAGGSAKQGRDRSFQAILPLKGKILNVEKARLHKMLENEEIKTIILALGTSIGEEEFSPEKLRYGKIIIMTDADVDGAHIRTLLLTFFFRYMRSLIEAGKVFIAQPPLYLVKSGREQQYAWDEDERLSIVEQMKKLQKGKANVSIQRYKGLGEMNPEQLWSTTMDPAHRSLLQVTVENAMEADQVFSTLMGDKVEPRRDFIEKNARYVRRLDV, encoded by the coding sequence ATGCAAGAAACCGATATCCAGACCGCGCAGAACGCTTCAACCGAATATGGCGCCACCAATATTCAGGTGCTCGACGGTATCGAGCATGTCCGGAAACGTCCGGCCATGTACATCGGCGACATTCACAGCCGCGGCTTGCACCATCTGGTTTACGAAATCGTTGACAACGCCATCGACGAAACGCTCGCGGGCTACAACGATTACATTCATGTGGCGATGAATCCGGACGGCTCGGTGACCGTCACCGACCACGGTCGAGGCATTCCGGTCGATATTCATCCGGTCAAGAAGAAGTCGGCGCTCGAACTGGTCATGACGGTCATTGGCGCCGGCGGCAAGTTCGACAAGGGGGCCTACAAGGTGTCCGGCGGCTTGCACGGCGTGGGCGCCTCCGTGGTCAACGCCCTGTCGGAGTGGTGCGAGGTGGAGGTCTATCGTGACGGCAAGATTTTCCGGCAGACCTACCGGCGCGGCGTTCCGCAAGGCGGGGTCGAGGAGATCGGAACCACCGATCAGCGCGGCACGAAGGTCACCTTTAAACCCGACCCCGAAATCTTCAAGATCACCGAGTTCCGCAAGGATATTATTCTCGACCGCATGAGAGAGCTGGCGTTCCTGAACAGCAACCTGCGCATCATCGTGCAGGACGCCGAGGGCAACGAGGAGATATTCCACTACGAGGGCGGCCTGAAAGAGTTTGTGCGCTTCATCGACTCGAACCGTCTGAGCCTGCTCAAGGAGCCGATCTTTTTATCGGGCGAGCGCGATTCGACGATGGTCGAGATCGCTTTGCAGTACAACGACTCCTATCAGGAGAACATCTTCAGCTACGTCAACAACATCAACACGCACGAAGGTGGTACGCACGTCACCGGCTTCCGCAAGGCGCTGACCCGCACCCTCAACGCCTACGCGCAGAAGAACGACCTGCTCAAAAACGTCAAGATCACCCTCACCGGCGACGACTTCAAGGAGGGCCTCACGGCGGTCATTTCGGTAAAAGTTCCGGAGCCGCAGTTCGAGGGGCAGACCAAGACCAAGCTCGGCAACTCCGAGACGCAGAGCATCGTCGAGACCATTGTCAACGAGCAGCTCGCCGAGTTCGCCGAGAGCAACCCCGGCACACTGAAGCTCATCATCGAAAAGGTGAAGAGCGCGGCCATTTCGCGCGAGGCAGCCCGCAAGGCCAAGGAGCTGACACGCCGCAAGTCGGTGCTCGAAAGCTCGGGCCTGCCCGGCAAGCTGGCCGACTGCTCGATCAACGATCCCGACCACTGCGAGCTGTACATCGTCGAGGGCGACTCGGCAGGCGGCAGCGCCAAGCAGGGCCGCGACCGAAGCTTCCAGGCAATCCTGCCGCTGAAAGGAAAGATTCTGAACGTCGAAAAGGCGCGGCTGCACAAGATGCTGGAAAACGAGGAGATCAAGACGATCATCCTCGCGCTCGGTACCAGCATTGGCGAGGAGGAGTTCTCGCCCGAAAAGCTGCGCTATGGCAAAATCATCATCATGACTGATGCCGACGTTGACGGCGCGCACATCCGCACGCTGCTCCTGACCTTCTTCTTCCGCTACATGCGCTCGCTCATCGAGGCGGGCAAGGTGTTCATCGCCCAGCCGCCACTCTACCTGGTCAAGTCGGGCCGAGAGCAGCAATACGCATGGGATGAGGACGAGCGCCTCAGTATCGTGGAACAGATGAAGAAGCTCCAGAAAGGCAAGGCCAATGTTTCCATCCAGCGCTACAAAGGTCTCGGTGAAATGAACCCCGAGCAGCTCTGGAGCACCACGATGGATCCGGCTCACCGTTCCTTGCTTCAGGTCAC